The window ACGCGCTGGCGCGCGGCCTGTCGCTGCTGCTGGTCGATCTTCCAGGCCAGGGCGCGATCCCGCAGAAGCGCAACATCGGACGCCATGACATCGAGATCTCCATCAGCCATTGCGTGGATTACCTGATCGCGCGCGGCGACGTCGACGCGCAGCGGATCGCGATCTATGGCGACGGCCTGGGTGCGGCCTTTGCGTCCCGCGCGGCAGCCCTCGATCATCGCTTCGCAGCGGCAGTCTGCGACGGCGGCATCTGGGATCTGCGCGAGCGGGCTTTCCTGCTCGGATGGCTTTCCGATGACGGCGAGGCCGACGACGTCAGGGCGCAGCTTCGCAAGCTGTCCCGGTTCGGCATCGCCAGGAGGATCAGATGCCCGATGCTGGTGGCGCTGTCGGAACAGGATCCGGCCCACGCCGGCGAGACCGCCGAACTCATCGACATCTACCGGGACGCTGGCCTCGACATCCGCGTGCGATCGTTCACCGGTCATGAAGGGGCCGCGCTACCGGGACAGAGCGTCAATCCGGCGATCGACAACGACTTCATCTATGACTGGATCGCCGCGCGTCTGGCGAACCGGCCAGCCTAGAGCCTTTTCCGTTCTGGTTGAATCACAACTGAGGCTCTAGCTTTTTGTTTTGACGCGTTTTCTTCACGCGAACCGGTATCCACTTCGCTCGAAACGCTCTAGATCAGCTCTCCGCGGCGAGCTTTAGCGACGCCTTTTCCAGCCTGCCCTCGAGCAATTTCAGCTTGTCGACGATATCCCGCAGGGCCTGATCGTCCAGGTCCGAGAAGATGAACGCGTCGAGGGACTGCTGACGGAGAGCCAGCGACTTGATCTCGTTGCGGGCCTTGTCGGTGACCGACATCAGCACGATGCGGGCATCTTCGGCGGACACGGTCCGGCTCATGAAGCCCTGCTTTTCGAGACTCTGGGTCTGCGTGGTGATGAACGAGCGATCGACATGGAGCTTCCTGGCGACGTCGCGGACCGACACCCCGCCGTCCTGATCGAGATCATGGATGGCCATCAGGATCAGCCATTGCGGGCCGCTGATGCCGAGGACGTCCGCCCAGGCGTAGCGAATGTCCTCAAAATGCATGTAGACGGCCAGAATTCCCCAGACGAACTCCCGGGCTAGGTCCTGCCGCCGCACAGCATCACCCTCGCCGCGAGCCGCTGCCTCATCGGAGGGCTCGTCAGCAGCCGTCTCACTGGGCGACGAACCCCGTCGGGCAGACATGTACCCCCCTCATGTTTTGTGAAGTCTTTGTTAAATGGGCCAAATAGCCAGCGCAAGGCGCCAGACCCTGCTGCTCCCGTAACATCCCTGTGACTATTTAATCACACTGGTCGCACAAAGAATTCATTTATAAACTCACGTATTGTAATCACATGTTTTACTCACGCATTATTGACCCAACGAAGCGGGGGGCTTTCCCGGGATCGTTCCGTCTGGGCGTTGTCGCCGATGTCGTCCGAGGGGCGTCTAAAGGCTCGGCGCCAGGCGGTGAATGGGGACAAGGGGACCATCCAGCTCGTGCGATCGCACCGACGGAACCGGAACTCTCCCTTTTTGAGCAAACTTGGAGGTTACATGAAGATGGTCAAGAGCCTTATGCTCGGCACCGCGGCCGGTTTTGTCGCGCTGACCGGCGCACAGGCAGCCGATCTTCCCGTCAAGGCCAAAGCGGTCGAGTACGTGAAGATCTGCTCGCTCTACGGCGCGGGCTTCTATTATATCCCGGGCACCGACACCTGCATCCGCATCGGCGGCGCGCTGCGCATCGACACCGCATTCAACGGCGGCGTCTACGATGCGCCGTTCTGGCGCGGCGGCGCGGGCGCTTCGGGCGCCTACTCGCGCGACTACTACACCACCCGCGCACGCCAGAACCTGTTCATCGACACCCGCACCGCCACCGAATACGGCGTGCTGCGCACCTACGCCAACATGCAGTTCGACTGGTCGCGCGGCCGTGAGAACATCGCGGGCGGCTTCGTCGAGGTCGACTTCGCGTTCATCCAGTTCGCGGGCTTCACCTTCGGTAAGGCGGTCTCGCAGTTCGATCCGCAGTGGGCGCTGTCCAAGCCGACCATTACCTCCGGCTTCCTCACCGGCTCGAACAACGCGACCGGCATCAACCAGATCGCCTACACCGCGTCGTTCGGCAACGGCGTGTCGGCGACGATCTCGCTCGAAGACTCGGTGCCCTATCGTTCGGCTGGCGTCGTCAACACGCTCGGTGGCGCGGCTTCGTTCATCGGGCCGTTCGGCGCCGTCGCAGGCACCTACGGCACGTCGGCGGTCACGTTCGCCGGCAATGCGCAACTCGGCGACCATGTTCCCGACGTCGTCGGCAACATCCGCCTCGACCAGGCCTGGGGTTCGCTGCACTTCGGTGCCGCCGCTCACGAAGTGCACGGCACCTACTACACCGCGGCCAACAGCGACACCGGCAAGCCGTCGTCGACCTGGGGCTATGCGGTCACCGGCGCCTTCGAACTCAAGAACCTGCCGACCGGCGTGGGCGACAGCTTGAAGGTTGAAGCCACGTTCGCCCATGGCGCAGCCAAGTACGTCTGGGGCGGCACCGTCGACACCACCGGCGGCGGTCTGTTTGCGATCGCGACCCAGAACACCCTGGGCTTCGGCTATGTGCTCGACGGCGTGTACGCCGGAACCAGCAGCGCGAACGGCACCGGCATCTCCCTCAGCAACGCCTGGGACGTGAGCGCCTACTACGAGCACTACTGGACCCCGCAGTGGCGGACCTCGGTGTTCGGATCGTACAGCCAGATCGACTACGGCTCCGCGGGCAATGCGCTGCTGCTCACGGCCGCCAACACCGGCGTCCTGAACACCGGCACCTTCGCCGGCACCGCCGGCGGCAGCTTCAAGCTGGCGGTCGCCCAGGTCGGCACCAAGACGTCCTGGACCCCGGTTCAGAACCTGACGCTGTCGGCTGAGTTCATCTACAGCCGCCTCGACCAGAACCTGACCGGCACCTTCACCAGCACCGGCACGGCGATCCCGGGCTATGCTGCCGGCTCCGCCTTCACGATGAAGGATCAGAACCGCTACAACGGCGCGGTCCAGATCCTGCGCAGCTTCTGATCAACAAGAAAGGAGGCTCTTCTCAACTCTTGTAGATCTCCAGAAGCCTCCGGCGGTGCCCCGCCGGAGGCTTTTCTTTTGCGCATATTTCCTTGATGTGAACCGGTATCCACCCCCGGATCAGGGGGCATACTTCGCTCGACGCAGGAGTGCGCCGCCATACGATCGACCGACGACGTTTGGGTGATTTCATTTGCGCAGGCCATGCCCTAACATCGTGGCATTGCCAGTGTTTATTTCGAGAGTAAATTGCCAATCAGTTGTGCGGAAAACGCATAGCAACGAGCGACCACCAAGTCGCCGGACCAGGGAGGCACTGTTCATGAAGAAGAGGTCGCGGGCCGCGCTTGCTGGCCTTGCCGTAGTCGCGTGCATCGCGGCATCCACGGCGCAGGCCCGGATCACCAAACTCACCATCACCAAGGTGGAATCCCCGGCCTTCGAGGGCCGCAGCTTCGGCGGCGTCGGCACCTATGAGAAACTGACGGGACGCGCGACCGGCGAGGTCGATCCCAGCGATCCGCGCAATGCGGTCATCACCGACATTGCACTGGCGCCGCGCAATGCGCGCGGCATGGTGGAGTACGAAACCGATGTGATGATGCTGCGGCCGACCGACCGCGGCAAAAGCAACCACCGGCTCTGGTACGAACTGACCAACCGCGGCCGCGTGCTGTCGTTCGCGCAGTTCAACGATGCAGCCGAGACCAACACGCCGAGCAGCTCAACCGACGCCGGCAACGGCTTCCTGATGCGCGCGGGATACAACATCCTGATCAGCGGCTGGGACATCAGCGCGCCGACGGGCGGTGGCAGTTTCACCACCAAGGTCCCGGTCGCCGTCAATCCAGATGGCTCGCAGATCACAGGGCCTTCGATGGAAGAATTCGTCATCGAGGACGGCAAGACCCTCACCGGGG is drawn from Bradyrhizobium prioriisuperbiae and contains these coding sequences:
- a CDS encoding alpha/beta hydrolase family protein; translation: MRWPRNEHYCLQFLRVLGASQDGGSTITECCQTANRITPGDDESWHREWKMIADINKERGDLALADGNICTAQNNWLRAANYYRAAAAFLGDDDLRHPTLADNLRSCSHHYLAQLQPAGEIVRIPYREDGYVPGYFLRAPSSGARTPVVICFGGPASCKEEHLSTMPRHALARGLSLLLVDLPGQGAIPQKRNIGRHDIEISISHCVDYLIARGDVDAQRIAIYGDGLGAAFASRAAALDHRFAAAVCDGGIWDLRERAFLLGWLSDDGEADDVRAQLRKLSRFGIARRIRCPMLVALSEQDPAHAGETAELIDIYRDAGLDIRVRSFTGHEGAALPGQSVNPAIDNDFIYDWIAARLANRPA
- a CDS encoding MarR family winged helix-turn-helix transcriptional regulator encodes the protein MSARRGSSPSETAADEPSDEAAARGEGDAVRRQDLAREFVWGILAVYMHFEDIRYAWADVLGISGPQWLILMAIHDLDQDGGVSVRDVARKLHVDRSFITTQTQSLEKQGFMSRTVSAEDARIVLMSVTDKARNEIKSLALRQQSLDAFIFSDLDDQALRDIVDKLKLLEGRLEKASLKLAAES
- a CDS encoding porin produces the protein MKMVKSLMLGTAAGFVALTGAQAADLPVKAKAVEYVKICSLYGAGFYYIPGTDTCIRIGGALRIDTAFNGGVYDAPFWRGGAGASGAYSRDYYTTRARQNLFIDTRTATEYGVLRTYANMQFDWSRGRENIAGGFVEVDFAFIQFAGFTFGKAVSQFDPQWALSKPTITSGFLTGSNNATGINQIAYTASFGNGVSATISLEDSVPYRSAGVVNTLGGAASFIGPFGAVAGTYGTSAVTFAGNAQLGDHVPDVVGNIRLDQAWGSLHFGAAAHEVHGTYYTAANSDTGKPSSTWGYAVTGAFELKNLPTGVGDSLKVEATFAHGAAKYVWGGTVDTTGGGLFAIATQNTLGFGYVLDGVYAGTSSANGTGISLSNAWDVSAYYEHYWTPQWRTSVFGSYSQIDYGSAGNALLLTAANTGVLNTGTFAGTAGGSFKLAVAQVGTKTSWTPVQNLTLSAEFIYSRLDQNLTGTFTSTGTAIPGYAAGSAFTMKDQNRYNGAVQILRSF